A part of Desulfovibrio sp. Huiquan2017 genomic DNA contains:
- a CDS encoding PAS domain S-box protein, which produces MLEITLEILRFFILAMALGLFIRADRTVNYGRRGFLLIKIGFLLILFGVFMEIIDMLGIPGWGVIGDVRVHIYLAKLLGQLAGASLLLAGLWFWLPSMRTMDEVQEELDRARSDLEERFLARTHDLEQEVARRCKAEAEGRVADERRRILFENSPVGITHGFVGGRFVERNLAYARMLGYESPAEMARIQALAGDTFSHVVDPVDAERIVSLTRSEDWVQGLIVRMRRKDGELRWIRLDMAMARDHHGQNYYFYAFALDETENRERADLLARSRRRLSGILNSMPVGIFVVDFQTRTLTGANPEALRLVGSSRAELLGSPCREILCGDAKSCPWHCIDGHVSVDECYLTRKDGSRLPVLKNMVEATVDGRESLVVSVQDISEQKGLEELRADVDRIVAHDLRGPIIGVINGCRYLLIEEERLDAELSEMLHLIEHQAEKALRMIGMSLTLYKIEAGTYAYEPVSVDLMAVIRETLGNLAGRIADRDQTVTVEFDGVPDDGLACLTIPANEALLEAMVSNLLLNAVEAAPAGSEISVRAASGKEVVLTMANPGVVPKPLRETFFDKYSTGGKRDGTGLGTYSARLAAGAMGGSIELGVSDAEDRTTLRVTLPGA; this is translated from the coding sequence GTGCTGGAAATAACTCTTGAAATTCTGAGGTTTTTTATTCTCGCCATGGCGCTGGGGCTCTTCATCCGCGCCGATCGGACCGTGAATTACGGCCGCCGGGGCTTTCTGCTCATCAAAATCGGTTTCCTGCTGATTCTCTTCGGGGTCTTCATGGAGATCATCGACATGCTCGGCATCCCGGGGTGGGGCGTGATAGGCGACGTGCGCGTGCACATCTATCTGGCCAAGCTCCTGGGGCAGTTGGCCGGGGCAAGCCTGCTCCTGGCCGGGCTGTGGTTCTGGCTGCCGTCCATGCGGACCATGGACGAGGTCCAGGAGGAGCTGGACCGCGCCCGGAGCGACCTTGAGGAACGTTTCCTGGCCCGGACTCACGACCTTGAGCAGGAAGTGGCCCGGCGGTGCAAGGCCGAGGCCGAAGGGCGCGTCGCGGACGAGCGCCGCCGCATCCTGTTCGAGAACAGTCCGGTGGGCATTACCCACGGCTTCGTGGGCGGCCGGTTCGTGGAACGCAACCTGGCTTATGCCCGCATGCTCGGCTACGAATCCCCTGCGGAAATGGCCCGGATCCAAGCCCTGGCGGGCGATACCTTCTCGCATGTGGTGGACCCGGTTGACGCGGAGCGCATCGTCTCCCTGACCCGGAGCGAGGATTGGGTCCAGGGGCTGATCGTGCGCATGCGTCGCAAGGACGGGGAACTCCGCTGGATCCGCTTGGACATGGCCATGGCCCGCGATCACCACGGACAGAACTACTATTTTTACGCCTTTGCCTTGGACGAGACCGAGAATCGGGAGCGCGCGGACCTCCTGGCTCGATCCAGGCGCCGCCTCTCGGGCATCCTCAACTCCATGCCCGTGGGAATCTTCGTGGTCGATTTCCAGACGCGCACCCTGACCGGTGCCAATCCCGAGGCCTTAAGGCTGGTCGGGTCTTCCCGGGCGGAGCTGCTCGGCTCACCCTGCCGGGAAATTCTATGCGGCGACGCCAAGTCCTGCCCCTGGCATTGCATCGATGGACACGTCAGTGTGGACGAGTGCTACCTGACCCGCAAGGACGGGAGCCGTCTGCCGGTGCTCAAGAACATGGTGGAGGCCACGGTGGACGGCAGGGAGAGCCTGGTGGTCAGCGTGCAGGACATCTCCGAGCAGAAAGGACTTGAAGAATTGCGCGCGGATGTGGACCGCATCGTGGCCCATGACCTCAGAGGGCCGATTATCGGCGTGATCAACGGCTGCCGGTACCTGCTTATCGAGGAGGAGCGCCTGGATGCCGAATTGAGCGAGATGCTGCATCTCATCGAGCACCAGGCGGAAAAGGCCCTGCGCATGATCGGCATGTCTCTGACCCTGTACAAGATCGAGGCCGGGACCTACGCCTACGAACCCGTGTCCGTGGACCTCATGGCCGTGATCCGGGAGACCCTGGGCAACCTGGCCGGGCGGATCGCGGACCGTGACCAGACCGTGACCGTGGAATTCGACGGGGTGCCGGACGACGGGCTGGCCTGCCTGACGATCCCCGCCAATGAGGCGCTGCTTGAGGCCATGGTCTCCAATCTGTTGCTCAATGCGGTGGAAGCCGCTCCGGCGGGAAGCGAGATATCTGTGCGGGCGGCGTCGGGGAAGGAGGTCGTTTTGACCATGGCCAATCCCGGAGTCGTGCCCAAGCCCCTGCGCGAGACCTTTTTCGACAAGTATTCCACCGGGGGCAAGCGGGACGGCACCGGCCTGGGAACCTATTCCGCGCGGCTGGCGGCCGGGGCCATGGGCGGGTCCATCGAGCTTGGGGTCTCGGACGCCGAGGACCGGACCACCCTGCGTGTGACCCTGCCCGGGGCGTGA
- a CDS encoding radical SAM protein — MAYKYVFGPVMSGRLGRSLGLDLLGDRICSMDCVYCEVGATRERTCERRVYVPAADILKELSLWKEEGLEPPDMITLGGLGEPCLNADMEAIILGAKRLFPGIPVAVLTNASLMTDPEVRRELCAADVVLPSLDSLVDEEFARVNRPDETILPEAVAEGLLAFKKEFKGKIFLEILLAEGINDSDENLGRLRIFCQRLAPDRVDVVTLTRPGTVKGVRPVDGEVLSRWRLALGGGGTRQEKRPGHAGKEMSLERMTAAVTASLSRRPQTAEQLAQALGADPDKVRQAVEALEKTGDVTRRDDRGKTFYHGTGHVIED; from the coding sequence ATGGCATACAAATACGTCTTCGGCCCGGTGATGAGCGGGCGGCTCGGCCGTTCTCTCGGACTCGACCTGCTCGGCGACCGCATCTGCTCCATGGATTGCGTCTACTGCGAGGTGGGGGCCACCAGGGAACGGACCTGCGAACGCAGGGTGTACGTCCCGGCGGCCGACATTCTCAAGGAACTGTCCTTGTGGAAGGAAGAAGGGCTGGAGCCGCCCGATATGATCACGCTGGGCGGCTTGGGCGAACCGTGCCTGAACGCGGACATGGAGGCGATTATCCTCGGAGCCAAACGGCTCTTTCCGGGGATTCCCGTGGCCGTGCTGACCAACGCCAGCCTGATGACCGATCCCGAAGTGCGGCGCGAGTTGTGCGCCGCCGACGTGGTCCTGCCCAGCCTGGATTCCCTGGTGGACGAAGAATTCGCCAGGGTGAACCGGCCGGACGAGACCATATTGCCCGAGGCCGTGGCCGAAGGGCTCCTTGCATTCAAAAAAGAATTCAAGGGAAAGATATTTTTGGAAATTTTGCTTGCCGAAGGAATTAACGATTCCGACGAGAACCTCGGTAGGCTACGGATTTTCTGCCAGCGGCTTGCTCCCGACCGGGTGGATGTGGTCACTTTGACCCGTCCGGGCACGGTCAAGGGGGTCCGCCCCGTGGACGGGGAGGTTTTAAGCCGTTGGCGCCTGGCGCTTGGAGGCGGGGGGACCCGCCAGGAAAAGCGACCGGGGCATGCGGGCAAGGAAATGAGCCTGGAGCGGATGACCGCTGCCGTGACCGCCTCCCTGAGCCGCAGGCCCCAGACCGCCGAACAGTTGGCCCAGGCCCTGGGAGCGGACCCCGACAAGGTCCGCCAGGCCGTGGAAGCCCTTGAAAAAACGGGCGACGTCACCCGCCGGGATGACCGGGGGAAGACATTTTACCACGGAACGGGCCATGTCATCGAAGACTGA
- a CDS encoding Rne/Rng family ribonuclease → MTKKKRQKMFISVLPGEQVEVVIAEEGKVNEYYVEMVHQAKTKGNIYKGYIHNIDNGLQAAFINYGAERNGFLQIDEVHPEYYVNEVPTKKGQRFPLMQKVLKPGQEVLVQVVKEPTGKKGAFLTSYLSLPGRSFVYTVGRSQIGVSRKIEDEKERGRLKTALEGFETAEGVGLIARTAAVGQSKAALERDFKYLNRLWTDIRANAQKVKAPSLVYQELGLAARAVRDYLSTDISEIWVDDKETYEQVHQFVKLAFPRKNNLVRLHEDNELSLLERFNVVKQVEEIYSREASMPSGGRLVFDATEALTAVDINSGKIGGEKNFQKMALKTNVEAAREIARQLRLRDIGGQVVIDFIEMKNPKDCREVEKVMRAEMKNDRARTDVSRISSFGLMELVRQRLGSSAIAISTEPCPCCKGTGIRRNMEWQALQALKDIHRDLRQPGSEEVQYDCEEELAIYLLNNKRGILADLEKRYDKSIHIDIEYEYDE, encoded by the coding sequence ATGACCAAAAAGAAACGGCAGAAGATGTTCATCTCCGTGCTGCCGGGAGAACAGGTTGAGGTCGTCATAGCCGAAGAGGGCAAGGTCAACGAATATTACGTTGAAATGGTCCACCAGGCCAAGACCAAAGGTAACATCTACAAAGGCTACATCCACAACATCGACAACGGGCTTCAGGCCGCGTTCATCAACTACGGCGCCGAACGCAACGGTTTCCTGCAAATCGACGAAGTCCACCCCGAATACTACGTCAACGAGGTTCCCACCAAAAAAGGCCAGCGCTTCCCGCTCATGCAGAAGGTGCTCAAGCCCGGCCAGGAGGTCCTGGTCCAGGTGGTCAAGGAACCCACCGGCAAGAAGGGCGCCTTCCTGACCTCCTACCTTTCCCTGCCCGGACGTAGCTTCGTCTACACCGTGGGCCGCAGCCAGATCGGGGTTTCGCGCAAGATCGAGGACGAAAAGGAACGAGGCCGCCTCAAGACCGCCCTGGAGGGGTTTGAAACCGCCGAGGGCGTGGGCCTCATCGCCCGCACCGCAGCCGTGGGCCAATCCAAGGCCGCCCTGGAGCGCGATTTCAAGTACCTGAACCGGCTGTGGACCGACATCCGGGCCAATGCCCAGAAGGTCAAGGCCCCGTCCCTGGTCTACCAGGAACTCGGGCTGGCCGCCCGCGCCGTGCGCGACTACCTGAGCACGGATATCAGCGAAATCTGGGTGGACGACAAAGAGACCTATGAGCAGGTCCACCAATTCGTCAAACTGGCCTTCCCGCGCAAGAACAATCTGGTCCGGCTGCACGAGGACAACGAGCTTTCCCTGCTGGAGCGGTTCAACGTGGTCAAGCAGGTGGAAGAAATCTACTCCCGCGAGGCGTCCATGCCCTCGGGCGGACGACTGGTCTTCGACGCCACCGAGGCCCTGACCGCCGTGGACATCAACTCCGGCAAGATCGGCGGGGAAAAGAATTTCCAGAAGATGGCCCTCAAAACCAACGTGGAGGCCGCCCGAGAGATCGCCCGCCAGCTCAGGCTGCGGGACATCGGCGGCCAGGTGGTCATCGATTTCATCGAGATGAAGAACCCCAAGGACTGCCGCGAAGTGGAAAAGGTCATGCGCGCGGAAATGAAGAACGACCGCGCCCGGACCGACGTGTCGCGCATCTCTTCCTTCGGGCTCATGGAACTGGTGCGCCAGCGCCTCGGCTCCTCGGCCATCGCCATCTCCACCGAGCCCTGCCCCTGCTGCAAGGGCACCGGCATCCGCCGGAACATGGAATGGCAGGCCCTCCAGGCCCTCAAGGACATCCACCGCGACCTGCGCCAGCCAGGTTCCGAAGAGGTCCAATACGACTGCGAGGAGGAGCTGGCCATCTACCTGCTCAACAACAAGCGCGGCATCCTGGCGGACCTGGAAAAACGCTACGACAAATCCATCCACATCGACATCGAATACGAGTACGACGAATAG
- a CDS encoding glycosyltransferase, protein MNSGLTIVIPSYNMATWLPTAIESCLDQTCRDIEVLIVDDGSTDATGRIADHYAGLDDRIRVVHQENAGLGPARAKGQELANKKYLHFLDADDALSRDAAAVLVGKAEEDGADLVSGNAIVFSDRTGNTRNYFPHPEASNLVFRDAPRYWKSKVVWRWIFRTEFVRENELKHLPFRMGQDVLFMYEALTRAKSFSQTSRQIYYFRQEHKSADLSLDTYVNHLIAHYLEAKRILLDAAMPAPLVKYLNENYFRDMRRLIPTLTDADEWARKKVIADSLSLFDSLPEEFFTEDPFKMGINPEALPLFLALIRKDLEAVDAELTRREQAGAVKDVNKFTLFHTVRRRIKSMLRPMSIAVRGRLRDLEGRARVNMRDFD, encoded by the coding sequence ATGAATTCTGGCCTTACTATAGTTATCCCTTCCTATAACATGGCGACCTGGCTTCCCACCGCCATCGAGTCCTGCCTCGACCAGACGTGCCGGGATATCGAAGTCCTGATCGTTGACGACGGATCAACCGATGCGACCGGGCGGATAGCCGACCATTACGCCGGGCTGGACGACAGGATTCGAGTCGTGCACCAGGAGAACGCCGGGCTCGGCCCGGCGCGGGCCAAGGGACAGGAGTTGGCGAACAAGAAGTATCTCCATTTTCTTGATGCCGATGACGCTCTTTCCCGGGATGCCGCGGCCGTCCTGGTCGGCAAGGCCGAGGAGGACGGCGCCGATCTGGTCTCCGGGAACGCCATCGTCTTTTCCGACCGGACCGGCAATACGCGCAACTATTTCCCGCATCCCGAAGCCTCCAATCTCGTATTCAGGGATGCCCCGCGCTACTGGAAAAGCAAGGTCGTGTGGCGTTGGATTTTCAGAACGGAATTCGTCCGGGAGAACGAGCTCAAGCACCTCCCTTTTCGGATGGGGCAGGATGTCCTGTTCATGTACGAAGCCCTGACCAGGGCGAAGAGTTTTTCCCAGACGTCCCGCCAGATCTATTATTTCCGGCAAGAGCACAAGTCCGCCGACCTGAGCCTCGACACCTACGTCAATCATCTCATCGCCCATTATCTTGAGGCCAAACGGATCCTGTTGGATGCCGCGATGCCCGCTCCCCTGGTCAAGTATCTCAACGAGAATTATTTTCGCGACATGCGGCGGCTCATCCCCACGCTGACGGACGCGGATGAATGGGCCAGAAAGAAGGTGATCGCCGACAGCCTGAGCCTCTTCGATTCCCTGCCCGAGGAATTTTTCACCGAGGATCCTTTCAAGATGGGCATCAATCCGGAAGCTCTTCCCCTGTTTTTGGCGTTGATCAGGAAGGACCTGGAGGCGGTGGACGCGGAATTGACGCGGAGAGAGCAGGCCGGGGCGGTAAAGGACGTAAATAAGTTTACCTTGTTCCACACGGTCCGGCGGCGCATCAAGTCCATGCTCCGGCCCATGTCCATCGCCGTGCGGGGACGGCTGCGGGATCTTGAAGGGCGGGCGAGGGTCAATATGCGGGATTTTGACTAG
- a CDS encoding PAS domain-containing sensor histidine kinase, producing the protein MRADNPKRKRPLLTSRSISRDLTFSLVVIVMIIATGLGGFIYWQQSQEMWASAEKKGEDTISSVAEILAVPIWNLDYDNARLIGSVYTHDDMVQGIRIYGSRNEVVFAHEKFSGATADFSKVRPIIFEGRTIGRAEIDFTLEREKKRLDEQMFVSIIIIVVSISVILAITGLLLRVFLNKPLMVLQSGIARVAKGDFSYDFGEVYHAELLEIAKRFRRMSIEIEGRENKLQTMNKTLQEAEEKYRSIFENAIEGIFQATPDGVLRRANPAMARIFGYDSLDEFLSNVRSLSSRIMVNPDHMLGFFDRVREQGEVKRFEAEYYRRDGKTIWASLNARAIHDEQGNFVFVDGILEDITDRKKAEQDLADLNRHLEQLVRERTEDLVNKARELEEANQRLRELDEMKSAFLSSVSHELRTPLTSILGFAKLLNKEFTRNFLPLVNPDSALARKGRRIRENLAIISHEGERLTRLINDVLDLNKIESGSMGWRDEELDMNEVIEVAANSVSGMFAQTALELRTEVESGLPRIIADRDRMQQVLINLLNNASKFTEKGSVTLRAFPRFSQLRVEVVDTGTGIHPEDQSQIFEKFHQTHTDDTMVNKPKGTGLGLTICREIIEHYGGRIWVESEVGVGSTFIFTLPATGE; encoded by the coding sequence AGCAGACAACCCCAAGAGAAAACGGCCTCTCCTGACCAGCAGGTCCATCTCGCGGGACCTGACCTTCAGCCTGGTGGTCATCGTCATGATCATCGCCACGGGGCTCGGCGGGTTCATCTACTGGCAGCAGTCGCAAGAGATGTGGGCCTCGGCCGAGAAAAAGGGCGAGGACACTATTTCCTCGGTGGCCGAAATTCTGGCCGTGCCCATCTGGAACCTCGATTACGACAATGCCCGGCTCATCGGTTCGGTTTACACCCACGACGACATGGTCCAGGGCATCCGCATCTACGGTTCACGCAACGAGGTGGTCTTCGCCCACGAGAAATTCTCGGGCGCGACCGCGGACTTCAGCAAGGTCCGGCCCATCATCTTCGAGGGCCGCACCATCGGCCGGGCCGAGATCGACTTCACCCTGGAGCGCGAGAAGAAGCGGCTGGACGAGCAGATGTTCGTCTCGATCATCATCATCGTCGTGTCCATTTCCGTCATCCTGGCCATCACGGGCCTGCTCCTGCGCGTCTTCCTGAACAAGCCGCTCATGGTCCTTCAGTCCGGCATCGCCCGCGTGGCCAAGGGCGATTTTTCCTACGACTTCGGCGAGGTCTATCATGCCGAGCTGTTGGAAATTGCGAAACGGTTCCGGCGCATGTCCATAGAGATCGAGGGCCGCGAAAACAAGCTCCAGACCATGAACAAGACCCTCCAGGAAGCGGAGGAAAAGTACCGGTCCATTTTCGAGAACGCCATCGAGGGCATTTTCCAGGCCACCCCGGACGGCGTGCTGCGCCGGGCCAATCCGGCCATGGCTCGCATATTCGGCTACGACTCCCTGGACGAATTCCTGTCCAACGTCCGGTCCCTGAGCTCCCGGATCATGGTCAACCCGGATCACATGCTGGGGTTTTTCGACCGGGTGCGCGAGCAGGGCGAGGTCAAACGTTTCGAGGCCGAATATTACCGCCGGGACGGCAAGACCATCTGGGCCTCCCTCAACGCCCGGGCCATCCACGACGAGCAGGGCAACTTCGTCTTCGTGGACGGCATCCTGGAGGATATCACCGATCGCAAGAAGGCCGAGCAGGATCTGGCCGACCTGAACCGCCATCTGGAGCAGCTCGTCCGCGAGCGCACCGAGGATTTGGTCAACAAGGCCCGCGAATTGGAAGAGGCCAACCAGAGGCTGCGCGAACTGGACGAGATGAAGTCCGCCTTCCTCTCCTCGGTCTCCCATGAACTGCGCACGCCCCTGACCTCCATCCTGGGCTTCGCCAAGCTCCTGAACAAGGAGTTCACGCGCAATTTCCTGCCCCTGGTTAACCCGGACAGCGCCCTGGCCCGCAAGGGCAGGCGCATCCGCGAGAATCTGGCCATCATCAGCCACGAGGGTGAGCGTCTTACCCGGCTGATCAACGATGTCCTCGACCTGAACAAGATCGAGTCCGGTTCCATGGGCTGGCGCGACGAGGAACTGGACATGAACGAGGTCATCGAGGTGGCCGCCAATTCGGTTTCCGGCATGTTCGCCCAGACCGCCCTGGAGTTGCGTACCGAGGTCGAGTCCGGCCTGCCGCGCATCATCGCCGACCGCGACCGCATGCAGCAGGTCCTCATCAATCTGCTCAACAACGCCTCCAAGTTCACCGAAAAGGGCTCGGTCACCCTGCGAGCCTTTCCACGTTTCAGCCAACTTCGCGTGGAAGTGGTGGACACCGGCACCGGCATCCATCCCGAGGATCAGTCCCAGATCTTCGAGAAGTTCCATCAGACCCATACCGACGACACCATGGTCAACAAGCCCAAGGGCACCGGCCTGGGGCTGACCATCTGCCGCGAGATCATCGAGCATTACGGCGGCCGCATCTGGGTCGAATCCGAGGTCGGCGTGGGTTCCACCTTCATTTTCACTTTGCCCGCGACGGGCGAATGA